From a single Brassica oleracea var. oleracea cultivar TO1000 chromosome C5, BOL, whole genome shotgun sequence genomic region:
- the LOC106294774 gene encoding serine/threonine-protein kinase AtPK1/AtPK6, whose translation MVSSHRPVPNKTRKQQYLSLSPSDSVLKDDDVELDFSDVFGPLPEEAGDVAFDEPAVIYTRSHSLVGPSSIGSHSFKLSKLTLRETEDSVDLVECLENEFSGGDDVDSERSPEWELVVKVPGVVGLDDFEVMKVVGKGAFGKVYQVRMKETSEIYAMKVMRKDKIMEKNHAEYMKAERDILTKIDHPFIVQLKYSFQTKYRLYLVLDFINGGHLFFQLYHQGLFREDLARVYTAEIISAVSHLHEKGIMHRDLKPENILMDVDGHVMLTDFGLAKEFEENTRSNSMCGTTEYMAPEIVRGKGHDKAADWWSVGILLYEMLTGKPPFMGSRGKIEQKIIKDKIKLPQFLSSEAHALLKGLLQKEPERRLGSGPSGAEEIKGHKWFKGLNWKKLEAREVKPSFKPEISGRQCIANFDKCWTEMSVLDSPANSPSSDPKVNPFTNFTYVRPPPSFLQQSTTTL comes from the exons ATGGTTTCATCTCACCGTCCTGTCCCCAACAAAACCCGCAAACAGCAGTATCTATCTCTCAGCCCTTCGGATTCTGTCTTGAAAGATGATGATGTTGAGCTCGATTTCTCTGATGTCTTTGGCCCACTCCCTGAAGAGGCCGGTGATGTTGCCTTCGACGAGCCTGCTGTTATCTACACTCGTTCCCACTCTTTGGTTGGCCCGTCTTCGATCGGTAGCCACTCTTTTAAGCTGAGCAAGCTTACCTTAAGAGAGACTGAGGACTCAGTTGACTTGGTGGAGTGTCTTGAAAATGAATTCTCTGGTGGTGACGACGTTGACAGTGAGAGATCTCCAGAGTGGGAGCTGGTGGTGAAGGTCCCTGGCGTGGTGGGACTTGATGATTTTGAGGTTATGAAGGTTGTAGGGAAAGGTGCGTTTGGGAAAGTGTACCAGGTGAGGATGAAGGAAACATCTGAGATATATGCGATGAAGGTCATGAGAAAAGATAAGATTATGGAGAAGAACCATGCTGAATACATGAAAGCTGAGCGCGATATTCTTACCAAAATTGATCATCCATTCATTGTTCAACTTAAGTACTCCTTTCAG ACTAAGTATAGGCTCTATCTTGTGCTTGACTTTATAAACGGAGGGCATCTTTTCTTCCAGCTCTATCATCAAGGGCTTTTCAG AGAGGACTTGGCTCGTGTGTACACTGCAGAGATTATCTCTGCAGTTTCCCATCTCCATGAGAAAGGGATAATGCATAGAGATCTCAAACCCGAAAACATTCTCATGGACGTAGACGGCCACGTGATGCTAACTGACTTTGGATTAGCGAAGGAGTTCGAAGAGAACACAAGATCAAACTCCATGTGCGGGACTACTGAGTATATGGCACCTGAAATCGTTAGAGGAAAAGGTCATGATAAGGCTGCTGACTGGTGGAGCGTTGGGATTCTTCTCTACGAGATGCTCACAGGAAAG CCACCGTTTATGGGGAGCAGAGGAAAGATAGAGCAGAAAATTATAAAGGACAAGATCAAGCTTCCGCAGTTTCTATCTAGTGAAGCTCATGCCTTGCTGAAAGGG TTGCTGCAAAAAGAGCCAGAGAGACGACTAGGAAGCGGACCTAGCGGAGCAGAGGAGATAAAAGGGCACAAATGGTTCAAGGGGTTGAACTGGAAGAAGCTGGAGGCAAGAGAAGTGAAGCCAAGTTTCAAACCGGAGATATCTGGAAGACAGTGCATAGCGAATTTCGACAAGTGTTGGACTGAGATGTCTGTGTTGGATTCCCCAGCAAACAGTCCAAGCTCGGATCCTAAGGTCAATCCGTTCACCAACTTCACGTATGTCAGGCCTCCTCCATCATTCCTTCAACAGTCCACAACGACTCTGTAG
- the LOC106294776 gene encoding serine/threonine-protein kinase AtPK2/AtPK19 isoform X1 yields MVSSECPVAKKNVTGKHLFLTITPPHAVLKENLELDFSDVFGPLPEDSTDVSFDERAVIHSRSHSLVGPSLITSHSFKLSKLTLRETNDSVDLVECLEGESSDSEKAVEKVSGVVGIEDFEVLKVVGQGAFGKVYQVRKKESSEIYAMKVMRKDKIMEKNHAEYMKAERDILTKIDHPFIVQLKYSFQTKYRLYLVLDFINGGHLFFQLYHQGLFSREDLARVYTAEIVSAVSHLHENGIMHRDLKPENILMDTDGHVMLTDFGLAKEFEENKRSNSMCGTTEYMAPEIVRGKGHDKAADWWSVGILLYEMLTGKPPFLGSKGKIQQKIVKDKIKLPQFLSNEAHALLKGLLQKEPERRLGSGPSGAEEIKGHKWFKGMNWKKLEAREVKPSFKPEISGRQCIANFDKCWTDMSVLDSPASSPSSESTANPFTNFTYVRPPHSFLNQTTSTS; encoded by the exons ATGGTTTCCTCTGAGTGTCCTGTTGCCAAAAAAAACGTGACCGGGAAACACCTGTTTCTAACCATCACCCCACCACACGCTGTCTTGAAAGAAAACCTCGAGCTTGACTTCTCTGACGTCTTTGGTCCACTCCCCGAAGACTCCACCGACGTTTCTTTCGACGAGCGGGCTGTTATCCACAGCCGATCCCACTCCTTGGTTGGACCCTCTCTGATCACTAGTCATTCTTTCAAGCTCAGCAAGCTTACCTTACGAGAAACCAACGACTCTGTCGACTTGGTGGAATGTCTCGAAGGTGAATCCTCTGACAGTGAGAAAGCTGTGGAGAAGGTCTCGGGTGTGGTAGGTATCGAGGACTTTGAGGTTTTGAAGGTTGTGGGACAAGGTGCGTTTGGGAAAGTGTACCAAGTGAGGAAGAAGGAGAGTTCCGAGATTTACGCGATGAAGGTTATGAGGAAAGATAAGATTATGGAGAAGAATCATGCTGAGTATATGAAGGCTGAGCGTGATATTCTTACGAAGATTGATCATCCCTTCATTGTTCAGCTTAAGTACTCCTTTCAGACAAAGTATAGGCTCTATCTTGTGCTTGACTTTATCAACGGAGGGCATCTCTTCTTCCAGCTCTATCACCAAGGTCTTTTCAG CAGAGAGGACTTGGCTCGTGTGTACACTGCGGAGATCGTCTCTGCTGTTTCCCATCTCCATGAGAATGGGATAATGCATAGGGATCTGAAACCTGAGAACATACTAATGGACACTGATGGACACGTGATGCTAACTGATTTTGGATTAGCAAAGGAGTTTGAAGAGAACAAAAGATCAAACTCAATGTGTGGGACTACTGAGTATATGGCACCTGAGATCGTTAGAGGAAAAGGGCATGATAAGGCTGCTGACTGGTGGAGTGTTGGGATTCTCCTCTATGAGATGCTCACTGGGAAG CCACCGTTTCTTGGGAGCAAAGGAAAGATTCAGCAGAAAATAGTGAAGGACAAGATCAAACTTCCACAGTTTTTGTCAAATGAAGCTCATGCGTTGCTCAAAGGG TTGTTGCAAAAAGAGCCAGAGAGACGACTAGGGAGTGGACCAAGCGGAGCAGAGGAGATAAAAGGGCACAAATGGTTCAAGGGAATGAACTGGAAGAAGCTGGAGGCTAGGGAAGTGAAGCCAAGTTTCAAGCCGGAGATATCTGGAAGACAGTGCATAGCGAATTTTGACAAGTGTTGGACTGATATGTCTGTGCTGGATTCGCCAGCAAGCAGTCCCAGCTCGGAATCTACGGCCAACCCTTTTACCAACTTCACGTATGTGAGGCCTCCTCATTCATTCCTCAACCAAACCACATCGACTTCGTAG
- the LOC106292394 gene encoding glutathione S-transferase T3-like yields MDSRNTYSQSSSYVGFLNSQQENVLHKNFSYESFHSRVNIGASEIPPFSSQQSDAPTLPEDTPVDHRERRKWTPADDEVLISVWLNTSKDAVVGNEQKSGTLWKRVGEYYAASPHAREGGEKREHLHCKQRWYKINDLTNKLCGAFAAAERQISSGQNDNDVLKVAHDIFYSDHNTKFTLEHAWCVLRYEQKWLNLNTPKATSSSKRKTGETGSQTSNTNVGDYEIRPEGIKAAKAKRNNAQGKSLAEYTSIWEMKKEDLAMKEKLSKLAILDTLLAKQEPLSEAEEVVKNKLFAEYF; encoded by the coding sequence ATGGATTCAAGGAATACATATAGTCAGTCTTCTAGTTATGTAGGCTTTCTTAACAGTCAACAAGAAAATGTTCTCCATAAAAACTTTTCTTATGAGAGTTTTCATTCTAGGGTTAACATTGGAGCATCAGAAATCCCTCCTTTCAGCTCACAACAATCTGACGCTCCAACTCTACCTGAAGACACACCAGTGGACCATAGGGAGAGAAGGAAATGGACCCCAGCTGATGACGAGGTTCTAATCAGTGTGTGGCTAAACACATCTAAGGATGCTGTTGTTGGAAATGAACAAAAGTCAGGGACCCTCTGGAAACGAGTAGGAGAATATTATGCAGCAAGTCCTCATGCTAGAGAGGGTGGTGAAAAGAGAGAGCATCTCCATTGTAAGCAGAGGTGGTACAAAATCAATGATCTCACTAACAAGTTATGTGGCGCATTTGCGGCTGCAGAGAGACAAATTAGCAGTGGTCAGAATGACAATGATGTTCTCAAGGTGGCTCATGACATCTTCTACTCTGATCACAACACGAAGTTTACCCTTGAGCATGCGTGGTGTGTGTTGAGGTATGAACAGAAATGGCTTAACCTTAACACTCCTAAAGCTACTAGCAGTTCAAAGAGAAAAACTGGTGAGACAGGTTCCCAAACTTCAAACACCAATGTTGGTGATTATGAGATCCGGCCTGAAGGTATCAAGGCTGCAAAAGCTAAAAGGAATAATGCTCAAGGGAAGTCTCTTGCTGAGTATACGAGCATTTGGGAAATGAAGAAGGAGGATTTGGCGATGAAGGAGAAATTGTCAAAGCTGGCCATACTAGACACTCTCCTTGCCAAACAAGAACCACTAAGTGAGGCTGAAGAAGTTGTTAAGAATAAGCTTTTCGCCGAGTATTTCTAA
- the LOC106292725 gene encoding elongation factor P isoform X1, giving the protein MAGRAAFSVSSSPSLCIPYSTTSLSLSFSNRSALSVRISPRTNKFPVEFVGVCCSLSANDIKAGTNIEVDGAPWRVLEFLHVKPGKGAAFVRTKIRNYVNGSTVERTFRAGISVEEANVFKETKQFTYKDGSQFVFMDLSTYEETRLNESDMGDKTRWLKEGMECSLLYWKDKVIDFELPNTVTLKVVDVDPGLRGDTAQGGSKPATVETGAVVTVPLFVNIGEEILVDTRTGMYMNRA; this is encoded by the exons ATGGCGGGAAGAGCGGCTTTCTCTGTATCTTCGTCTCCTTCACTCTGCATCCCTTATTCAACTACTTCGCTCTCACTATCTTTCTCGAATCGATCGGCACTCTCTGTGCGGATCTCTCCTCGAACCAACAAGTTTCCCG TTGAGTTTGTAGGGGTTTGCTGCTCTTTGTCTGCTAATGACATCAAAGCCGGAACTAATATTGAAGTCGATGGTGCTCCTTGGCGTGTGCTTG AGTTTCTTCATGTCAAACCTGGAAAAGGTGCGGCATTTGTGAGAACTAAGATCAGGAACTATGTTAATGGTAGCACAGTGGAGAGAACTTTTCGTGCTGGAATCTCT GTCGAGGAAGCAAATGTATTCAAAGAAACCAAACAGTTCACATACAAAGACGGGTCTCAGTTTGTTTTCATGGATTTG AGCACGTACGAAGAAACACGTCTCAACGAATCTGATATGGGTGACAAGACGAGATGGCTCAAAGAAGGAATGGAATGCAGTTTGCTGTACTGGAAAGACAAG GTCATCGATTTCGAACTACCAAACACGGTTACGCTCAAAGTAGTTGATGTTGATCCTGGCCTTCGTGGTGACACTGCTCAAG GTGGATCAAAGCCTGCGACAGTGGAAACGGGTGCAGTTGTTACCGTACCACTCTTTGTTAACATAGGTGAAGAAATTTTGGTGGATACCAGAACCGGTATGTACATGAACCGGGCGTGA
- the LOC106343723 gene encoding ubiquitin-conjugating enzyme E2 11 yields MASKRILKELKDLQKDPPSNCSAGPVAEDMFHWQATIMGPPDSPYAGGVFLVSIHFPPDYPFKPPKVSFKTRVYHPNINSNGSICLDILKEQWSPALTISKVLLSICSLLTDPNPDDPLVPEIAHMYKTDKSKYESTARSWTQKYAMG; encoded by the exons ATGGCTTCGAAGAGGATTTTGAAAGAGCTCAAGGATTTGCAGAAGGATCCTCCTTCTAACTGCAGCGCAG GTCCTGTTGCTGAGGACATGTTCCATTGGCAAGCAACTATCATGGGACCCCCTGATAGTCCATATGCCGGAGGAGTCTTTTTGGTTTCCATTCACTTTCCTCCTGATTATCCCTTCAAGCCACCAAAG GTGTCTTTTAAGACAAGGGTGTACCACCCAAACATCAACAGCAACGGAAGCATCTGCCTTGATATCCTTAAAGAACAATGGAGCCCTGCTCTTACCATATCCAAG GTTTTGTTGTCGATTTGCTCTTTGTTGACTGACCCGAACCCAGATGATCCTCTAGTGCCGGAGATAGCTCACATGTACAAAACGGACAAGTCCAAGTACGAGTCAACTGCACGAAGCTGGACACAGAAGTACGCCATGGGATGA
- the LOC106294776 gene encoding serine/threonine-protein kinase AtPK2/AtPK19 isoform X2 — MVSSECPVAKKNVTGKHLFLTITPPHAVLKENLELDFSDVFGPLPEDSTDVSFDERAVIHSRSHSLVGPSLITSHSFKLSKLTLRETNDSVDLVECLEGESSDSEKAVEKVSGVVGIEDFEVLKVVGQGAFGKVYQVRKKESSEIYAMKVMRKDKIMEKNHAEYMKAERDILTKIDHPFIVQLKYSFQTKYRLYLVLDFINGGHLFFQLYHQGLFREDLARVYTAEIVSAVSHLHENGIMHRDLKPENILMDTDGHVMLTDFGLAKEFEENKRSNSMCGTTEYMAPEIVRGKGHDKAADWWSVGILLYEMLTGKPPFLGSKGKIQQKIVKDKIKLPQFLSNEAHALLKGLLQKEPERRLGSGPSGAEEIKGHKWFKGMNWKKLEAREVKPSFKPEISGRQCIANFDKCWTDMSVLDSPASSPSSESTANPFTNFTYVRPPHSFLNQTTSTS, encoded by the exons ATGGTTTCCTCTGAGTGTCCTGTTGCCAAAAAAAACGTGACCGGGAAACACCTGTTTCTAACCATCACCCCACCACACGCTGTCTTGAAAGAAAACCTCGAGCTTGACTTCTCTGACGTCTTTGGTCCACTCCCCGAAGACTCCACCGACGTTTCTTTCGACGAGCGGGCTGTTATCCACAGCCGATCCCACTCCTTGGTTGGACCCTCTCTGATCACTAGTCATTCTTTCAAGCTCAGCAAGCTTACCTTACGAGAAACCAACGACTCTGTCGACTTGGTGGAATGTCTCGAAGGTGAATCCTCTGACAGTGAGAAAGCTGTGGAGAAGGTCTCGGGTGTGGTAGGTATCGAGGACTTTGAGGTTTTGAAGGTTGTGGGACAAGGTGCGTTTGGGAAAGTGTACCAAGTGAGGAAGAAGGAGAGTTCCGAGATTTACGCGATGAAGGTTATGAGGAAAGATAAGATTATGGAGAAGAATCATGCTGAGTATATGAAGGCTGAGCGTGATATTCTTACGAAGATTGATCATCCCTTCATTGTTCAGCTTAAGTACTCCTTTCAGACAAAGTATAGGCTCTATCTTGTGCTTGACTTTATCAACGGAGGGCATCTCTTCTTCCAGCTCTATCACCAAGGTCTTTTCAG AGAGGACTTGGCTCGTGTGTACACTGCGGAGATCGTCTCTGCTGTTTCCCATCTCCATGAGAATGGGATAATGCATAGGGATCTGAAACCTGAGAACATACTAATGGACACTGATGGACACGTGATGCTAACTGATTTTGGATTAGCAAAGGAGTTTGAAGAGAACAAAAGATCAAACTCAATGTGTGGGACTACTGAGTATATGGCACCTGAGATCGTTAGAGGAAAAGGGCATGATAAGGCTGCTGACTGGTGGAGTGTTGGGATTCTCCTCTATGAGATGCTCACTGGGAAG CCACCGTTTCTTGGGAGCAAAGGAAAGATTCAGCAGAAAATAGTGAAGGACAAGATCAAACTTCCACAGTTTTTGTCAAATGAAGCTCATGCGTTGCTCAAAGGG TTGTTGCAAAAAGAGCCAGAGAGACGACTAGGGAGTGGACCAAGCGGAGCAGAGGAGATAAAAGGGCACAAATGGTTCAAGGGAATGAACTGGAAGAAGCTGGAGGCTAGGGAAGTGAAGCCAAGTTTCAAGCCGGAGATATCTGGAAGACAGTGCATAGCGAATTTTGACAAGTGTTGGACTGATATGTCTGTGCTGGATTCGCCAGCAAGCAGTCCCAGCTCGGAATCTACGGCCAACCCTTTTACCAACTTCACGTATGTGAGGCCTCCTCATTCATTCCTCAACCAAACCACATCGACTTCGTAG
- the LOC106295367 gene encoding probable inactive receptor kinase At3g08680, which translates to MMKIVAAFVFLLLSPFVSPTDIDTDKQALLEFASLVPHVRKLNWNTTIPICTSWTGITCSKNNARVTALRLPGSGLYGPLPEKTFEQLDALRIISLRSNNLQGSIPSAILSLPFIRSLYFHDNNFSGSIPPALSPRLVNLDLSANSLSGSIPGTLRNLTQLTDLSLQNNSLTGPIPDLPPSLKYLNVSYNSLNGSVPSSVKSFPPSAFQGNTLLCGGPLTPCPENTTSPSPSPSPPAKSPDTSKRVLSTAAIVGIAVGGSVLLFILLAILTLCCAKKKDNGQESSTTAAPKAKPGRSDNKAEEFGSGVQEAEKNKLVFFEGSSYNFDLEDLLRASAEVLGKGSYGTTYKAILEEGTTVVVKRLKEVAAGKREFEQQMEAVGRISPHGNVAPLRAYYFSKDEKLLVYDYYQGGNFSMLLHGNNEGGRGALDWEQRLKICLGAAKGIAHIHSSSGAKLLHGNIKSPNVLLTQDLNACVSDYGIAPLMSHHTLLPSRSLGYRAPEAIETRKHTQKSDVYSFGVLLLEMLTGKAAGKTTGHEEVVDLPKWVQSVVREEWTGEVFDVELIKQQHNVEEEMVQMLQVAMACVSKHPDSRPSMEEVVNMMEEVRPSNGSGAGSGNRASSPEMIRSSDSPV; encoded by the exons ATGATGAAGATTGTTGCAGCTTTCGTTTTCCTTTTACTCTCCCCATTTGTTTCGCCCACTGACATAGACACAGACAAGCAAGCCCTTCTCGAGTTCGCTTCTCTTGTCCCCCACGTGCGCAAACTCAACTGGAACACAACAATCCCAATCTGCACATCCTGGACAGGCATCACCTGCTCCAAGAACAACGCCCGTGTAACCGCCCTCCGTCTCCCTGGCTCCGGACTCTACGGACCTTTACCAGAGAAGACGTTTGAGCAGCTTGACGCTCTCAGGATCATCAGCCTCCGTTCCAACAACCTCCAAGGGAGCATCCCGTCTGCTATCCTCTCTCTTCCTTTCATCAGATCTCTCTACTTTCATGACAACAACTTCTCTGGCTCCATCCCTCCTGCTCTCTCTCCTCGCCTTGTGAATCTTGATCTCTCCGCCAACTCGCTCTCTGGAAGCATCCCCGGGACTCTAAGGAACTTGACTCAGCTCACTGATCTCAGCTTGCAGAATAATTCTCTCACTGGGCCTATCCCTGACCTCCCTCCTAGCTTAAAGTACTTGAACGTGAGCTACAATAGCCTTAACGGCTCAGTTCCTTCTTCTGTCAAGTCCTTCCCACCATCTGCGTTTCAAGGCAATACCCTTTTATGCGGCGGTCCTCTAACTCCATGTCCGGAGAACACCACTTCACCATCTCCTTCGCCGAGTCCACCAGCCAAGAGTCCTGATACAAGCAAAAGAGTTCTCTCTACCGCTGCTATTGTCGGCATTGCAGTTGGAGGTTCGGTTCTGTTATTCATCCTTCTCGCCATCCTAACCCTCTGCTGCGCCAAGAAGAAAGACAACGGGCAAGAGAGCAGCACCACCGCGGCGCCGAAAGCCAAACCAGGGAGGAGTGACAACAAGGCGGAGGAGTTCGGGAGCGGGGTCCAGGAAGCGGAGAAGAACAAGCTTGTCTTCTTCGAAGGAAGCTCGTACAACTTCGACCTCGAGGACTTGCTCAGAGCCTCTGCTGAAGTTCTAGGAAAAGGAAGCTACGGGACGACGTATAAGGCTATATTAGAGGAAGGAACCACTGTGGTGGTGAAGAGGCTTAAAGAAGTAGCAGCTGGGAAAAGAGAGTTCGAGCAGCAGATGGAAGCTGTGGGAAGGATCAGCCCGCACGGGAATGTAGCTCCTCTCCGTGCTTATTACTTCTCTAAAGACGAGAAGCTCCTCGTGTATGATTACTACCAAGGAGGCAACTTCTCCATGCTTCTTCACG GAAACAACGAAGGAGGAAGAGGTGCATTGGACTGGGAACAAAGGCTAAAGATCTGTTTAGGAGCTGCAAAAGGAATAGCTCACATACACTCTTCATCCGGTGCCAAGCTCCTCCACGGTAACATCAAATCACCAAACGTCCTCTTAACGCAAGACCTCAACGCCTGCGTCTCGGACTACGGCATAGCTCCTCTGATGAGCCACCACACCTTGCTCCCATCAAGAAGCTTAGGATACAGAGCGCCTGAAGCCATAGAGACACGGAAACACACTCAAAAATCCGACGTGTACAGCTTTGGCGTGCTGTTGCTCGAAATGCTGACGGGGAAAGCAGCAGGGAAGACGACGGGGCACGAGGAAGTGGTGGATTTGCCCAAGTGGGTGCAGTCGGTTGTGAGAGAGGAGTGGACTGGGGAAGTGTTTGACGTGGAGCTTATAAAGCAGCAGCATAACGTGGAGGAAGAGATGGTGCAGATGTTGCAAGTGGCGATGGCTTGTGTGTCGAAGCATCCGGATTCTAGGCCTTCGATGGAGGAAGTTGTTAACATGATGGAGGAGGTTAGGCCTTCTAATGGTTCTGGTGCTGGCTCTGGTAATAGAGCCTCTTCGCCTGAGATGATCAGAAGCTCTGATAGCCCGGTTTAG
- the LOC106292760 gene encoding thioredoxin H9, which produces MGSCVSKDTGDDDSVHNVDFSGGNVHLITTKESWDEKLAEAGRDGKIVIANFSATWCGPCKIVAPFYVELSEKHPSLMFLLVDVDELSDFSSTWDIKATPTFFFLKNGEQIGKLVGANKPELQKKVTSIIDSVPESPQRP; this is translated from the exons ATGGGAAGCTGCGTCTCTAAG GACACAGGAGACGATGATTCGGTTCATAACGTTGATTTCTCCGGCGGCAATGTTCATCTGATCACAACAAAAGAGAGCTGGGATGAGAAATTAGCTGAAGCTGGTCGCGATGGCAAAATC GTGATTGCAAACTTCAGCGCGACATGGTGTGGTCCATGTAAGATTGTGGCACCGTTTTACGTGGAGCTCTCTGAGAAACATCCTTCTCTTATGTTCCTTCTTGTAGATGTTGATGAACTCAGC GATTTTAGCTCAACATGGGACATAAAGGCAACACCAACCTTCTTCTTCCTAAAGAACGGAGAGCAAATAGGCAAGCTTGTCGGAGCTAACAAGCCTGAGCTACAGAAGAAGGTTACTTCTATCATCGACTCTGTTCCTGAAAGTCCACAGCGGCCTTGA
- the LOC106292725 gene encoding elongation factor P isoform X2 yields MAGRAAFSVSSSPSLCIPYSTTSLSLSFSNRSALSVRISPRTNKFPGVCCSLSANDIKAGTNIEVDGAPWRVLEFLHVKPGKGAAFVRTKIRNYVNGSTVERTFRAGISVEEANVFKETKQFTYKDGSQFVFMDLSTYEETRLNESDMGDKTRWLKEGMECSLLYWKDKVIDFELPNTVTLKVVDVDPGLRGDTAQGGSKPATVETGAVVTVPLFVNIGEEILVDTRTGMYMNRA; encoded by the exons ATGGCGGGAAGAGCGGCTTTCTCTGTATCTTCGTCTCCTTCACTCTGCATCCCTTATTCAACTACTTCGCTCTCACTATCTTTCTCGAATCGATCGGCACTCTCTGTGCGGATCTCTCCTCGAACCAACAAGTTTCCCG GGGTTTGCTGCTCTTTGTCTGCTAATGACATCAAAGCCGGAACTAATATTGAAGTCGATGGTGCTCCTTGGCGTGTGCTTG AGTTTCTTCATGTCAAACCTGGAAAAGGTGCGGCATTTGTGAGAACTAAGATCAGGAACTATGTTAATGGTAGCACAGTGGAGAGAACTTTTCGTGCTGGAATCTCT GTCGAGGAAGCAAATGTATTCAAAGAAACCAAACAGTTCACATACAAAGACGGGTCTCAGTTTGTTTTCATGGATTTG AGCACGTACGAAGAAACACGTCTCAACGAATCTGATATGGGTGACAAGACGAGATGGCTCAAAGAAGGAATGGAATGCAGTTTGCTGTACTGGAAAGACAAG GTCATCGATTTCGAACTACCAAACACGGTTACGCTCAAAGTAGTTGATGTTGATCCTGGCCTTCGTGGTGACACTGCTCAAG GTGGATCAAAGCCTGCGACAGTGGAAACGGGTGCAGTTGTTACCGTACCACTCTTTGTTAACATAGGTGAAGAAATTTTGGTGGATACCAGAACCGGTATGTACATGAACCGGGCGTGA